DNA from Ancylothrix sp. D3o:
CAGCCGTAGACCTCTGCCGACTCGCCGGCCTCTACCCAGCCGGAGTGATCTGCGAAATTCAAAACCCAGACGGCTCAATGGCAAGGCTACCCGAACTCATCGGATATGCAAAAGAGCACAACCTCAAAATCATCAGCATCGCCGACCTGATCAGCTACCGCCTAAAACACGACCGCTTCGTACAACGCGAAACCGTAGCCCTCCTGCCCACCGAATTCGGCCAATTCAAAATCTACGCCTACCGCAACCTCCTAGACAACACCGAGCACGTCTCCATAGTCAAAGGCGACCCCAAAGACTTCGCCGAAAAACCCGTCATGGTGCGCGTTCACTCCGAATGTCTCACCGGCGACGCCCTCGGCTCATTACGCTGTGACTGCCGAATGCAGCTACAAGCCGCCCTCAAAATGATCGAACAAGAAGGCGAAGGCGTCATAGTTTACCTGCGCCAAGAAGGACGCGGCATCGGACTCGTCAACAAACTCAAAGCCTACTCCCTCCAAGACTTAGGCTACGATACCGTCGAAGCCAACGAACGCCTCGGCTTCCCCGCCGACCTCCGTAACTACGGCATGGGAGCCCAAATGCTCAACGATCTGGGCATCAAAAAAATCCGCCTCATCACCAACAACCCCCGCAAAATTGCCGGTCTCAAAGGTTACGGCATCGAAATCGTAGACCGCGTACCCCTGCTCATCGAAGCCAACCCCTATAACTGCTTCTATCTCGACACAAAAGCCCAAAAACTCGGCCATATGTTGCTTCAAACCTACCTAGCAACCGTTGCCATTTTCTGGGACGACGAACCCACCCTCCCAGAACGCTATAACCGGCTCGAAAAAATCCGCTCCCACGTCCTCGATCACCACCTTCTACTCCGCGAAGAAGCCAGGCCGGTCATCTTACCCCTCTTTGGCAAACCCTCCGTCACCGTCCATCTTGGCCTCGATCAACCAGGCATGGCATCCCCCGACTGGTACCGCCAACCCAACCACCCCTATCTCGAATCCCTTGCCCAAATTCTCGATAAAATTGCCACTCTGCCTCAACTCGCCCGCATGGAATTCTTAACCTCCACCGGCGGCCACGA
Protein-coding regions in this window:
- the ribBA gene encoding bifunctional 3,4-dihydroxy-2-butanone-4-phosphate synthase/GTP cyclohydrolase II; translation: MQSPQNPITQNVKFDPIDTALDELKAGRCIVVVDDENRENEGDLICAGQFATPDMINFMAIHARGLICLAMTGQRLDELDLPLMVSNSKNLSDQTAFTVSIDGARHLGVTTGISAEDRARTIQITLNPTSQPNDLRRPGHIFPLRAKEGGVLQRAGHTEAAVDLCRLAGLYPAGVICEIQNPDGSMARLPELIGYAKEHNLKIISIADLISYRLKHDRFVQRETVALLPTEFGQFKIYAYRNLLDNTEHVSIVKGDPKDFAEKPVMVRVHSECLTGDALGSLRCDCRMQLQAALKMIEQEGEGVIVYLRQEGRGIGLVNKLKAYSLQDLGYDTVEANERLGFPADLRNYGMGAQMLNDLGIKKIRLITNNPRKIAGLKGYGIEIVDRVPLLIEANPYNCFYLDTKAQKLGHMLLQTYLATVAIFWDDEPTLPERYNRLEKIRSHVLDHHLLLREEARPVILPLFGKPSVTVHLGLDQPGMASPDWYRQPNHPYLESLAQILDKIATLPQLARMEFLTSTGGHDPLIHLTADLDRQNYSLLNQLPSSVCQHLETQIIYNFSQEHPK